The DNA segment TTTGAGGCCGTCGAGTACCGCGTCGGTGAACGGGAAGGTGGGCAGGATCTCCAGCGCCTGCGGCAGGTTCTGGCCCGCGTCGGCGAGCCTGCCGAGCAAGGGCGCGAGTGCCTTGAGGTCGGCGACCATGTCGTCCTTGCTGCGGTTGATGACGTCGACCGTGACATCGGAGAGTTCGTCGAGCGATTGCAGCATGGTGACCAGCGCCGTGCGCTGCTCGCTGAGCGCGGCGAGCCCTGGCGAGAGGTTGTTGAGCGCTCCGGTGATCGCCTCGTCGCGTTCGGCAAGGGTCGAGGCGAGCCGGTTGAGCCCGTCGAGCGCGGCGGTGATGTCGGTGCGGTGCTGGTCGAGGTTGGTCATGAGGGTGTCGACGCCGGTCAGGAACGACTTGATCTCCTTCTCGTTGCCGTCCATGACGTCGTTGAGTTCCCTGGTGATGGTTTGCAGCTGACCGATGCCGCCGCCGTTGAGCAGCAGCGACAGCGCGCCGAACACCTCCTCGACCTCGGGATGCCGGTTGGTCCGCGTGAGCGGGATCAGCGCGCCGTCGCCGAGTTCGCCGATACCGGCTTCGGTTTCGTTGCGGGGTGCGGCCAGTTCGACGAACTTCTCGCCGAGCAGGCTGGATTGCCGGATGTTGGCCACGGCGTTGGCGGGCAGTGTGATGTCGCCGTTGACGGAGAGCACCACCTGCGCGGTCCAGTCGTCCTTGCCGCCGAGCCCGATGGACTCGACCCTGCCGACCGCGACGTCGTTGACCTTGACCGCGGAGTGGGGGACGAGGTCGAGTACGTCCCTGAACTGCGCGGTGACCCGGTAGGGGTGGTCGCCGAGGTCGGCGCCGCCTGGCAGCGGAAGATCGTAGATGCCGTCGAACCCGGCCGGCGCGCAGGCCGCCGTCGCGCCGAGCAGCGCGGCACACAGCAGGACTCCGGCTTTTCTCATGGGCCACCGCCGGTTGTGCTCGTCGGGGCGATCGGAAGGTATTCGAGCAGGTTGGTCCTGCCCTGCATGGTGCCGCTGGAGGGATCGAAGGTGTTGTAGGCGTTCTCGACGGCGAGCGGGATGTCGTCGAGAACTTCGGCCAGCGAGGCCCTGTTGTTCACCAGCGTCTGTGTCGTTCCGGCCAGTTTGTCCACATTGGCCTGAATCGCGGCCCTGTTGTCCTTGATGAACGCCTGTACGTCGGCGAGCGCCGTGCCGAGCGTGTTGAGCGCGGCGGCCAGTTCCTCCCTGTCCGCGGAAAGGGTCTGCCACACGCGGGACAGCTGGTCGGCGACGAGGCGTACCTGGCTGTCGTTGCCCGCCAGCATGTCGGTGAACTTCTGGAGTTCGTCGATGGTGCCGAACAGATCGCCCTCCGAACCGCTGAGGGTGCGGGTCAGGTCGGCGAAGTTGCGGATGCTCTCCGAAAGCGCCGTGCCGTTGCCGCGCATGTTGGCCGCCCCGGTGTCGAGCAGGTCCGACAGCGCCCCCTCGCCGTTGGCTCCGTCAGGGCCGAGCGCGGTGACGAGGTCATTGAGGCTCGTGTACAGCTCGTCGAGTTCGACGGGGGTCGCCGTGCGCGTCGCGGGGATCACGGTCCCGTCGGTCAGTGAGGGACCGCCCCGTGCCAGGTCGGAAAGCTGTACGTAGCGGTCGGCGACGACGCTGGGCGCGACGATGACGGCGTGCGTGTTGGTGGCGACCGGCGCGTCCCTTTCCACGGTCATCACGACCTCGACCTGTTCGCCCTTCGGCGTGACCGACTCGACCTGCCCCACCCTGACGCCGAGTACTCGCACGTCCGATCCGGAGTAGACGCCGACGGCGCGGGTGAAGTAGGCGGTGACGCGATTGTCGGTCTCGCGGGCGAAAACCCACCACAGTACGGCGGCGAGGAAGAGCCCGGCGACGAGGGCGAGCGCGCCGATCCTGGTCAGCCGGAGCCGCATCCGGGTCGTGGTCATCGGCCACCTCCCGATGAGATGCGGGGCGGGACGCAGGGGTCGCGGTTCTCCGGCACGAGGCCGCACAGGTAGTTGTCGATCCAGTGGCCGTTGCCGATGGTGTTGTTGACGACCCGGAAGTAGGGCGCGGCGAGCTTGATGCTGCGGTCGATGTTGTCGTTCTGCCGTTGCAGGATGTCGGTGACGTGACCGAGTTGTTCCAGCGTCGGCGAGAGCTGGGCCTGGTTGTCGGCGACGAGCCCCGACACCTGATCCGCCAGTGACCGGGTTCCGGTGAGCAGCCGGTGGATGGCGTCTCTGCGATTGTCCAGTTCGGTCAGCAACAGGTTGCCGTCGTTGATGAGGGTTTCGAATTCGTCGTTCGAACCGGCCAGCGTCTTGGTGATGGTGTGCGCGTTGCTCAGCAGGTCGGCGAGCTGGTTGTCGCGGGAGGCGATGGTCCGCGAAAGCGAGCTGAGCCCGTCGAGCGCGGTGCGCACGTGTTGCGGCGAGTCCCGGAAGGCGTCCGAAAGCGTGCGGAAGCTTTCCGCGAGCTGGTCGGTGTCGAGCGCGGCCGCCGTGCTGGCGAGACCTTCGAAGGCCGTGGTCACGTCGTAGGGCGTCGTGGTGCGGTCGAGCGGGATGGCGACATCGGGGTCCTGCACGTCGTTGCCGCTGGGGTAGAGGTTCAGGAACTTCTGACCGAGCAACGTCTTGATCTTGATCTCGGCCGTGCTGCGGTCGCCGACCCAGGTGTCGGAGACGCGGAAGGTCACCAGCACCCTGTCCTCGGCGAGTTCGACGTCGGTGACCTCGCCGACCTTGATCCCGGCGACGCGGACCTCGTTGGAGGGCTGGAGCCCTGCCGCTTCGCTGAACTCGGCCTGGAAACTGGTTCCGGTGCCGATGAGGGGAAGGTTCTCGTAGTTGAGGATCGCGGCGCCGACGGCGGCGATGAGCGCCGTTCCCACGATGCCGGTGGTGAAGGCGTTGCGTTCGCGGAAGGACTTCATCGGGTACACCTCGCCGGAAGCGGTCCTGGGTTGGTGGACTTCGGCGGGTCGGTCAGCAACGTTCCCTCGCACAGGTAGAAGTTCATCCAGGTGCCGTAGGAGCTGATCCGCCCGATGTCGGTGAACTTCCTCGGCAGCACGTCGAGCGTCCTGTTGATGTCGGCCGAGCCGCTGTTGAGGTTGGCCGAGAGCACCCCGAGTTCGGCGATGCTGTCCTTGAGCGGGGGCCGCGCGGCTTCGAAAAGCCCCGCCGTCGCGGTGGTGAGCGAGGCGAGCCCGTCGACGGCCTCGCCGATGGCTTCGCGGTCACTGGCCAGCCCCGACACCAGCTGTTGCGTCGTGGAGACCAGTGTGGACAGTGCGTCGCCCTCGTTGTTGACGGTGGCGAGCACCGAGTTGAGGTTGTCGATCACCTCGCCGATGACCTGGTCCTTGTCGGCGAGCGTCGAGGTCAGCGACCCGGTGTGGGCGAGCAGGCTCTCCACCGTTCCGCCTTCCCCTTGCAGCACCTGAACGATCTCGCCGGAGAGCTGGTTGACGTCCTGAGGCGACAGTGCGCGAAACAGCGGCTGGAAGCCGTTGAACAGCTCGGTCAGGTCGAGCGCGGGTTGCGTGCGGTCGAGCGGGATCTCGGTGCCGGGAGGCAGCGGAGTGCTGTCGGGTTGCGGTCCTCGCTCAAGCGCGATGTAGCGCTGGCCGATCATGTTGCGGTACCTGATGGTCGCGGTGACGTCGCTCGGCAGTTGCCTGCTGCTGTCGACGGAGAACCGGACGAGCGCGATGTGCTGGTCGACCACCTCAAGCGAGTCGACCTGTCCGACGCGGACGCCGGAGACGCGCACGTCGTCGCCGGGGTTGAGCGAGGTCGCGTCGGTGAACCTCGCCGCGTAGCCGGTCCGGTCCTGCACTCCGGTGTTGGAGACGGAGATCGCGAGTATCGCCGTGGCGAGTCCGGTGACGAGGACGAACACGAGGCCCTTGATCAGTGGTGCCGCGATCTTTCTCATTCGAGAGTCACCTCGGTTCCCCGGTACAGCGGCCCGACGAGCACGCTGCTCCATTCCGGTACCTCACCCGGCACGACGTCGAGTTCCGGCGCGAGCAGGCTCGACAGCAATTCCCTCTCCTGCGGCGAGTTCGGCAATCCGAGGTCCCCTCCGGAACCCGGCAACAGGGGATGGGTCCTGCTGCCGGGTTCCGCCGCGGCGACTCCCGCCGTCGGGGCGACCCCGCTCGGGTAGCAGCGCGGGCCTCCGGTCGCGGTGTAGGCGGGGGTGTCGATCCCCGGCCGGTACGCGCCTCTCGACTGCGTCACCGTGGCGCTCAGGTGCAGGCCCGGTTCGGCGCTGTCCTTGCCGAGCACCTTGTCCATGGAGGCCCGCAGGTCGTTGAGTGCCTTGAGGGTGCAGGGGAAGCTCGGTGAGTAGCGTGCGGCGACCTCCAGCGGTTCGCGGCTGGTCGCGGCGAGACCGATGAGGTTGTCCTTGTTGGCGCGCAGGAATCCCGTGACGTCCTGCGACGTCGAGGTCACCTGTGCGTAGAGCAGGTTCAGCTCGCCCGCCTTTTCCTTGATGGTGCCGAGGGTGACGGCGGTGTCGGTCAGCGCGTCGAGAACGTCGGGGGCGATGTCGCCGTAGAGGTCGCTCACGGTGGCGAGGTCGCGGATGTTCTCGTTGAACCGGGGCAGGCTCGGGTTGAACTCCTCGAAGTAGTTCGCGGCCTCGGCCAGCGTGTTGCCGAGTTGCGCGCCCCTGCCGTCGAGCGCGGTGGAGGCCGCGGTGAGCGTGCTGGCGAGTTTCTGCGGCTGCACGGCCTGCAACACCGGCAGCAGATTGTCGAAGACGCGTTCCAGTTCGATCGCGTTGGCCGACCTGTCCTGCGAGATCACGTCGCCCTCGCGCAACGGAGGCTGGTTGCTTCCGTCGGGAATGGACAGTTGGACGTAGCGTTCGCCGAAGAGGGTCTTCGGGATCAGCAGCGCGGCGACGTCCTTCGGCAGCCGCTCGACGGTGGCGGGATCGAGCGCGAGGCTGATCTCGGCACCGTCGCCGGTGGCGCGGATGTCCCTGACGTCGCCGACGATCACGCCCCGCGCCTTGACGTCGGCGTTGACCCTGAGCTGGTTGCCGACCCTGTCGGTGTGCAGGGTGACCATGACCGACGAGACGAAGTCCTTGTTGTAGATGCGCACCGACAGCGTGATGAGCAGCGCCATCACGAGCAGGAACGCGACGCCCGCCGCGCGGATTCCCAGTTTGCGTGCCAATGTCGGTCTCATCCGGCCACCCGCACGGTCGTCGTGGCGCCCCAGATCGCGAGGCTGAGGAAGAAGTCGAGCACCGCGACCGCGACGATCGCGGTGCGCACCGCCCTGCCGACCGCGACGCCCACCCCGGCCGGCCCTCCGCTGGCGCGGTAGCCGTAATAGCAGTGGGTCAGTACGACGACAACGCTGAACAGCAGCACCTTCCCGAAGGACCAGAGCACGTCCTCCGGTGGAAGGAACAGTTCGAAGTAGTGGTCGTAGGTGCCTGCCGACTGGCCGAGGAACCACACCGTGACCTGCCGCGAGGCGATGTAGGAACTGAGCAGTCCGATGGCGTAGAGCGGGATGATGGCCACGAATCCCGCGATGATCCTGGTGGTCACCAGGTAGGGAATGCTGGGGATGCCCATGACCTCAAGCGCGTCGATCTCCTCCGAGATCCGCATCGCGCCGAGTTGCGCGGTGAAGCCGCAGCCGACGGTCGCCGACAGCGCGAGCCCCGCCACGAGCGGCGCGATCTCGCGGGTGTTGAAGTAGGCGGAGATGAACCCGGCGAAGGCCGCGGTGCCGACCTGGCTCAGCGCGGTGTATCCCTGGATTCCCACGACGACACCGGTGAACAGGGTCATCCCGAGCATCACGCCGATCGTGCCGCCGATGACGGCGAGCGCGCCGCTGCCGAAACTGACCTCGGCCAGCAGCCGGATGATTTCGGTGTAGTAGCGGCGAAGCGCCCTCGGCACCCAGGCGAGCGCGCGCAGGAAAAACAGGATGGCGTCGCCGAGCGTGTCGAGGAAGCCGAACTGCCTGTCGATCGAGTCGAGCGCGATCCGCGACCGTGGTGTGGTGACCATCCCCTCACATCCCCTTAGGCGGCACGAGTTGCAGGTACACGGTCGACAGCGCCACGTTCAGCAGGAACAGCAACAGGAAGGTGATGACGACGGACTGGTTGACCGCGTCGCCGACGCCTTTCGGCCCCGCGGCGGGGTGCAGTCCCCGGTACGCGGCGACGACACCGGCGACGAACCCGAAAATGACCGCTTTGATCTCGCTGATCCACAGGTCGGGCAACTGGGCGAGCGCGGAGAAACTCGCCAGGTAGGCGCCGGGCGTCCCGCCCTGCATCACGACGTTGAAGAAGTAGCCGCCGAGTACGCCGACGACGCTGACCATGCCGTTGAGGAACAGCGCGACGCCCATCGCGGCGAGGACTCTCGGCACGATGAGGCGCTGGACGGGGGAGACGCCGAGTACTTCCATGGCGTCGATTTCCTCGCGGATGGTGCGCGATCCGAGGTCGGCGCAAATGGCCGAACCACCGGCTCCCGCGATCAGCAGCGCGGTGACGATGGGGCTCGCCTGCTGGATGATCGCGAGCACGCTCGCCGCTCCGGTGAACGACTGCGCGCCGATCTGGTTGGTGAGCGAGCCGACGTGTAGTGCGATGACGCCGCCGAACGGGATCGCGACCAGCGCGGTCGGCAGGATGGATACGCTTGCGATGAACCAGAATTGCTGGATGAACTCACGGAACTGGAAGGGCCGCCGGGGGATGTAGCGGATGACGTCGAACGCGAGCGCGTAGAGTCGTCCGGTTTGCCGGATCGCCGCCGCGCCGGGGAACCTGTCCCGGCGGCGGCGGTCGGCGTCGACTGCCACCACAACCTCCTTCGCTGGTTTCTCTCACCGTTTACTCCGAATGCTGCGAAACAGTGGTAGAAACGGTTGCAGCGTCGTTCATCGAGAATGTTTGTTACTTGCCAGTACGCTAACGGTGCATGCGTGTACTGACAAGAACGTGCCATGTGGTCATTGGTTACGGATCAGTTCTTGTCAGTTTTCGACAAAAGCGCTGCCCGGATCTTGTGCCGCGGTGAGTGTTGTGGCGGAAAAGTCCAGGTCGCGGGAGTCGGTTGTCATCGATCCGGTAAGTCCGCGTCGGCAGCAAGGGGCACGGCAAGTGTTTCTTGCCGGGGTGAAAAGGTTGGCCGGACGCTTCGTCGGCAAGAATTCGCGAAACGTCTCCCGTTTATTGTTCTGCTTTTTCTCCGCGTCTTCGGTGCGGCTGTTTTCGGAATTCGAGGGCTTCGCTCGGCCTTCCTCGTGTTGCCGTGTTCGCCCGCGCTGTGCCGTCGTTCATGGTGGTAGTCGGAGTGCTCAGGCGCCGCCGTCCTCGCGGTGGCCGCCGACTCGGTGCCGAGGGGAGGCGAATTTCGCCGCGACGATGGACGTCCCGTTATGCGGCATTCGCCTTTTCCCTGGCCGGTCCTTTCCGGTCGGTTCGTGAATCCTGAATGGTGCGAATGCGATAGTGAGGCCGGAAAGTCGACAGTCAAGGCGATCCTTTTGTGCGGCCCGTGCAAGAACCCGGAGGAACTTTGTCGAACCGTGAGTGTTCTCCGTGCCGACGCGGGTCAACGCGTGATGTCCTGCCGATGAGAAGGATTTCCGCGACGGTTTCTGTCACGTTGTGACAATCGATGGTCCGTTCGGCACAGCGGTACTGCGGATCCCTGCCGAACTTTGTTGTAAACGCCAGGTGAACCGGCTAACGTACTCGCCGGTAGGTTTGGGATAGTTCTCTCCGGGACCTGCCGCACTGCGTGCACCAGGTCGCGGCCGTGGTCTGCCACGTGCCCGCGAGTTCACTTCGCTCGAAACCATTTGCTCGACAAACTGGTGGAGGAATGCACTCATGCGTAATAGACGGATGGCCGCGGCAGTGACCGGTTTTCTCGCGATGGGCGCTGCGGTCGCCATCGCGGCGGCGCCTGCGGCGTTCGCGCAGCAGGCGATCACCGTGACCAACCCGAATGGCAACAACGCGGTCGCCGCGCACACCGACAGGGTCGATCTGCGCAACGTCACCAGCGGGGTCGACTTCTTCTGTGTGACCTCGGGCAGCGTCCGTGCTTCCACGGCCAACGGTTCGATCAACTCGGGTTCCTACACGACACCCGCGGACGTGGGCGACTTGAACGTCACGTTCAACAACTGTGACGGGCCGCTCGGCCCTGGCACCGCGGTACCGAACCCGGGTAGCCAGCCCTACGACCTGGTGATCACCGGAACCTCCGGTGGCACATCGACCGGCTACGTCGGACCGGTTGACGTGCACGTGTCGATGGCGGGCTGCGACTTCGACGTCGTCGGTCACGCGCCTGGCAGGTACAACAACGCCAACGTGCTGACGATGGACCCGGCCGTCGCGTTGCCAGCCGGTGTCGCGCCGTTGTCGCCGACCAGCATCGTCGGCTGCTTCGGCCTGGTGAACCCCGGCGACCAGTTGAGCTACGGGGCCGCCTACAACGTCACCAACCCGGCAAGCCCGATCATCATCAGCTAGGCCGAGAATCCGCCGTGGTGTGGGTGGCGATCAGCCAGCCCGCACCACGGCGACTTTCCTTGTACTTCCGCTGCCAGCCAGCGCATCGCGAGATTGGCCCCACCATGCTCGTTCGCCCGCGTTCCCCGCTCGATACCCGGCGAGGTGGTGACTCGTGAGCCGTGCCGGATCGAGACCACGCAGAGCGATTCTGGTTTCCGCCCCGCTGATCGCGGGGTTGCTGGCGGCGGGCCTTGTCTCCCAGGGCAGCGCGCTGGCCGGCCAGCAGGTCGAACTCGCCCTTGGCTACACATGTCACTCGCCGACGACGTCGTACCCCGCCACGGTCACCGTCAAGGCGTTGTTCCCCGCGAACGCGGTGACGGGACAGCCGGTCGCGGTCGAGGCGGTCAACCTCGACGTGGTGTTGCCCGAGGTTGCCGCGGCCGAACTGAGGGGGCAGGGCGCGACGATGGCGGGCGGGACCGCCGCCCTCAGCGTCACCGCGTCGGGGGCGGAGTCGAGCTGGCCGGATCTGGCGATCCCGGCGACGGCACTGCCGGAGGCGGGCGAGCTGACTTTGGCGGCGTCCGGCCCGGTGCCCGCGATCGAGGTCGCCGAGCCGGGCGAGCTGACGGTGTCAGCGGGCGCGCTTGCGTTGAGCCTGAATGGTTTCCGGGCGGATGGCTCGTCGGCTGAGCCACCTGTCACCGCGGTGGCGTGCGAACTTCAGCCAGAGCAGAACGCCGTGCTGGCGACGCTGCCGGTCGGCGGGGAGTCGACGGCGCCGGACAGCAGCACGCCGGAAACCCCTGGCGCGGAACCCGGCGACTCGGACGCGAAGTCCATGCCCCGCGCCGAAGGTCTGCCGTTGCCGGGTGTGCAGCAGGAGACCCCCGAGAACTGCTTCGAGGTGCCCGTCGAGGATCCATCACCGTATCTCGGCTGTGCTTTCCAGGCCGGATACGCGAATGTCAAGAAATTGAACGGTGCGGTGTTACTCGGTTCACCGGAACCGATGTTGATGCGGGTCGATTACGGGGTAGCGCGAGGCAATCAACCCTGCGACGCGGGTACCGATCGCTTCGGTGACTACACCTGTACCGGCGCCATCGTGACCCATTCGAGGCTCACGTTGGACGTGCCTACCGCTGACCCTACGTTGCTGTCCTTCGGGTTCGTACCAGTCAAGGCGAAGGTGGCGATGACGGTGTCCGAGGAGAATCCGATCATCGCTGCTGAGAGCCGCATCGAACAACGGTTGTACACCGCTGACAACTTCCGCAGGTTCCCCTTGCTGGTAAGAGCGGAGGGGATGATGACCCTGCGTATGTATGACGTCGAGGTGAACGGGGTACCACTCGACGTCGGACCCGATTGCCGGTCAGCGCATCCCTTCACAGTCGTGTTCAACGGACAGTCCGCGCAGGCCGTGCCGATCTTGCTGGACGAGTACTCGGTGGCCTACGGCGGTGTCATCACCGGAACGATCACCATTCCGCCGTTCTCGGGTTGCGGTGTCACCGAAGACCTCGATCCACTCTTGACCGGCACGGTTTCCGGCCCTGGCAACTACACCCGGGTAAGCCAGGGCGATGTCTGTTTCAAATTGGGCAACGGTGTGTGCCCGCCGCCGCTCGCTGATCTTGGTCGGGACTGAGCCTGACGGTGAATGACCCGTCCTGACGAACTGGGAGGGAAACGCTGTGAGTGATCTCGAATGTCCTTGTACCGTGGCTTGGCTCGGGCGTCGTGGACGGACCCGCCTGCTGGCTGCCGGTCTTCTCGGACTATCGCTGGTCACTTTGCCCGGCGCCGCGTCAGCGGATGAGGGGCTCGGCACCTCTGCACCACCCATCGCGAATCAGCAATCGGCGCCGCCGGAAGGCTGCTTCGACACTCCGGTCGACGATCCGAGTGTGAACCTCGGCTGCGCGTATTTCACGATGACGGTCGATGTCGCGAAACTGGAAGGCGACATCGTCTTCGGTGACGTCGAGCCGGGCTTTCTGCGCGCCGACTATGGTCGGGCGCGAGGGAATCAGCCCTGCGACGCCGGTGTGGATCAGTTCGGCGATTACACCTGTAGCGGTGCGATCGTGACTGAATCTCGCCTCGCGGTGGATCCACTCGTTGCCACGCCCACTGTCGTCGCCGACGGCATCGGGACGGTGGAAGCGATACTGGAACTGACGATGGCCGAACCCGTTTTCGCCGCGCTATCGCGGATCGAACAGCGTCTGTACACCGACAACTTCAGACGATTTCCGCTTTTCTTCGAGACCGGCGCGAGTATGTCGGTTCGGCTTGCCGACGTGCGTGTCAACGGGGCTTCCTACGATGTCGGTCCGAACTGCCGGACCCAGGAACCCATCGACACCGTCCTATATGGAAGCTCCGGCCAAGCGATGCCCGAGCAGCCCGGCGAGTACTCGCTGGCATACGGCGGAACGTTGACGGGCTCCGCCACCATTCCGCCATTCACAGGGTGTGGCCCAAATGGCAGTCTCGATTCGCTGATCACCCAAGCGGTTTCCGGACCGGGGAACGCCATCGAGGTGCGACAGGGCGGGGTCTGCTTCGAAGCAGGCGAGGCTGGGTGTCCCCCAGCGTTGCCGGAAACCTGACGGGTCAGTGAGGAACACCGAAGGGAGGCGGTTGGCCATGAGAATGTCCGGATTGGCTGGTAGCCGCAGCGTGGCGCGGTTACCCGTGAAGACCCAGTCGAGTTCGCATCTGACTTGACACTTCCCGCAGGTGTCGAACCTCTCCGCGTGAACGACGACGCCGTTGGTTGTTTCGGCCTCTACAACCCTGGCGACCGGATCCAATTCACCGGCACTTTCACGGTGACCGATCCGAGTCCACCGCTGACGATAACCACGTCTTGACGAGAGTGGAGTGACCAATGAGGACGATGGGCCGAACGGCGATGGCCAGGCTGCTCGCCGGTATCACGGTCATTGCCGCGATCTTCCTCGCCGCCCCGGCGGCGTCGGCGCAGCAGGCCGTTACCGTCACCAACGGCGGGAGCTACAGTGCCGGGCTCTCGCCCGGCCCGGCGACACTGACCGTGAACGGCGTCGTCTTCGTAGAGTGCGCGTTCTCCCCGATGTCGTTGTCCGTCAGCAGCGGCGGCTTCACGACGCCCGCCGACATCGGCGACGTTTCGCTGACGCTGACGAGTTGTCTCGCTGGCTCCAATCCGGTCACGGTCACCGGCTCGGTCGGCGACATCGTCGTCACCGGCTACAACTCGGGCACCCAGATCTCCACCATGTACCTCGGCCCGGTCGACCTGCACTACTCGGCTTTAGGCTGCGATTTCGACGTCGCGGGGCACGCGACGTTCAGCTACGACAACCTCGGCGGGCTGGACTTCTCGCCTGGCGGTCCGCTGCCGCCGGGGATCGCGCCGCTGCACGTCGGCGCCGGGGCCACCTGCCTTGGTCTCGTCAACGCCGGTGATCCGGTCGGATTCACCGCCGCTTACCAGATTTCCGGACCACCGTTCCCGGTCGTCTCCTAGCGGCGGCACACAAACGCGGGGGCGGACGACCGGGCCAGGTGCGACCCGGTCAGCGGCTCGACGTCACGCACCACCTCGAAGAGGAAGCGAGAAACCATGTTCGGGTTGAGAGTGCGCCGCCGGGCGGGGCGCAGCCGCCTCCGCCGCAGCCTTGTCGCGACCGGGGTCGCGGCGGCGGCCGGAGCCGCCGTGATCGCGGGCGCCGTTCCCGCGAGCGCGGCGGAACCACCCACCCTCGCGGGTGCGTGGGCACCGCTGAACCGTTGTCCCGTCGACGCTCCCGCGATGCTCGCCGCGGACGGCGCGCAGACGGCGGCGCTGTGCCTTGCCGCGAGCGGTGACAGCGGCACGATGCAGATCGGCGGCAAAACCGTCCCGGTCGGCAAAACGGATCTCCAGTTCGGGGTGACCCGAGCCGGTTCGACGTTCACGGTGGTCTCCCCCTCGGGTGGCGCGCTGTCGTCGGCGCCGGTGAAAGTGCCGGGCGGGCTGCTGAACCTGATGTGCCCCAGCGACATCCCGGTGATCTCCGGCATCTGCGACAGGCTCGCCGACGCGAAGCTCAATGCCATCACCGCCTACGTCGAACCGGCGGGCGCTCCGAGCCAGTTCAACTTCGTCGCCGGTATCGGCGTCGACCAGCCGATCGTCAACCTGCCCATCAAGATCCGCCTCGACAACCCGATTCTGGGTTCGAACTGCTACCTCGGTTCGAACTCCAACCCCATCGTGCTGCGCCCCGCCAACACCACGAGGCCGGCCGTGGCACCCGTGCGCTTCGACGAGGACGGAACCCTCGACCCTGCCGGTCAGATGGGATACGTCGGCGCCAGCGGCGCCGATCAGGCCGACAACACGTTCAGCGTTCCCGGAGCCAATGGTTGTGGTCTGTTCGGCGCTCTCGACTGGGCGGTCAACCTGCAACTCGGGCTGCCGTCTCCGGCTGGGGAGAACAGTTTCGTGCTGAACAGCACGCAAACCGCGTTCGGTGGCCACTTCACACCGCTGACCTTCGCGCCTGACCAGGGACAGCGCCTTTCCGAGCACTGGCACGCCGCCGTGCGGTGACCGATCCGTTGCCCGGCAACCCGATGGTTGCCGGGCAACGACTATTTCGGACTATTCCGAGTGGCCAGCCGCGAACACCATGGTGGGGATCTCAGGGCCAGGCAGTCCCAGTAGCGCCGACAACGCGGCATCGTCGAAACCGGACACCGCGCAACAGGAAAGACCGAGGGCCGTCGCGATCAGGTACAGGTTCTGTACGGCGAGGCCGGAGTCGACGTGCACCGTCCGGTAGTGGCGCAGCGGATACTTGTCGAAGGCCACGTCGAGCCTGGCGGTCAGGGCGAGCGACACGGCGGCTCGCGGGACGAACTCCGGTTGCAGGTACACGTTTTTCAGTGCGGGCAGCGGATCCTCGTCGTCGAGTTCGACCAGTTCGTGCGAAACGGCCTCGTAGCGGTAAACGCCCGGTTTGAGCTGTTCGGCCTTGCGGACGACGACGTAGGCGCGCAGCACGTCGAGCCCGCCCGCGCTCGGCGCCATGCCTAGCGGATAGTCGCTGACTCCGAACGCGGGAACGAAACGCTGCACCCCGACGGAAAACCGCAGCAGCGCGCTCAACGCGGTCAGTTCGA comes from the Prauserella marina genome and includes:
- a CDS encoding MCE family protein; this translates as MRKAGVLLCAALLGATAACAPAGFDGIYDLPLPGGADLGDHPYRVTAQFRDVLDLVPHSAVKVNDVAVGRVESIGLGGKDDWTAQVVLSVNGDITLPANAVANIRQSSLLGEKFVELAAPRNETEAGIGELGDGALIPLTRTNRHPEVEEVFGALSLLLNGGGIGQLQTITRELNDVMDGNEKEIKSFLTGVDTLMTNLDQHRTDITAALDGLNRLASTLAERDEAITGALNNLSPGLAALSEQRTALVTMLQSLDELSDVTVDVINRSKDDMVADLKALAPLLGRLADAGQNLPQALEILPTFPFTDAVLDGLKGDYLNAFVEITPSAGYTEPIPPLPIPPTSVAPTEGGTP
- a CDS encoding MCE family protein; translation: MTTTRMRLRLTRIGALALVAGLFLAAVLWWVFARETDNRVTAYFTRAVGVYSGSDVRVLGVRVGQVESVTPKGEQVEVVMTVERDAPVATNTHAVIVAPSVVADRYVQLSDLARGGPSLTDGTVIPATRTATPVELDELYTSLNDLVTALGPDGANGEGALSDLLDTGAANMRGNGTALSESIRNFADLTRTLSGSEGDLFGTIDELQKFTDMLAGNDSQVRLVADQLSRVWQTLSADREELAAALNTLGTALADVQAFIKDNRAAIQANVDKLAGTTQTLVNNRASLAEVLDDIPLAVENAYNTFDPSSGTMQGRTNLLEYLPIAPTSTTGGGP
- a CDS encoding MCE family protein; translated protein: MKSFRERNAFTTGIVGTALIAAVGAAILNYENLPLIGTGTSFQAEFSEAAGLQPSNEVRVAGIKVGEVTDVELAEDRVLVTFRVSDTWVGDRSTAEIKIKTLLGQKFLNLYPSGNDVQDPDVAIPLDRTTTPYDVTTAFEGLASTAAALDTDQLAESFRTLSDAFRDSPQHVRTALDGLSSLSRTIASRDNQLADLLSNAHTITKTLAGSNDEFETLINDGNLLLTELDNRRDAIHRLLTGTRSLADQVSGLVADNQAQLSPTLEQLGHVTDILQRQNDNIDRSIKLAAPYFRVVNNTIGNGHWIDNYLCGLVPENRDPCVPPRISSGGGR
- a CDS encoding MCE family protein is translated as MRKIAAPLIKGLVFVLVTGLATAILAISVSNTGVQDRTGYAARFTDATSLNPGDDVRVSGVRVGQVDSLEVVDQHIALVRFSVDSSRQLPSDVTATIRYRNMIGQRYIALERGPQPDSTPLPPGTEIPLDRTQPALDLTELFNGFQPLFRALSPQDVNQLSGEIVQVLQGEGGTVESLLAHTGSLTSTLADKDQVIGEVIDNLNSVLATVNNEGDALSTLVSTTQQLVSGLASDREAIGEAVDGLASLTTATAGLFEAARPPLKDSIAELGVLSANLNSGSADINRTLDVLPRKFTDIGRISSYGTWMNFYLCEGTLLTDPPKSTNPGPLPARCTR
- a CDS encoding MCE family protein; translation: MRPTLARKLGIRAAGVAFLLVMALLITLSVRIYNKDFVSSVMVTLHTDRVGNQLRVNADVKARGVIVGDVRDIRATGDGAEISLALDPATVERLPKDVAALLIPKTLFGERYVQLSIPDGSNQPPLREGDVISQDRSANAIELERVFDNLLPVLQAVQPQKLASTLTAASTALDGRGAQLGNTLAEAANYFEEFNPSLPRFNENIRDLATVSDLYGDIAPDVLDALTDTAVTLGTIKEKAGELNLLYAQVTSTSQDVTGFLRANKDNLIGLAATSREPLEVAARYSPSFPCTLKALNDLRASMDKVLGKDSAEPGLHLSATVTQSRGAYRPGIDTPAYTATGGPRCYPSGVAPTAGVAAAEPGSRTHPLLPGSGGDLGLPNSPQERELLSSLLAPELDVVPGEVPEWSSVLVGPLYRGTEVTLE
- a CDS encoding MlaE family ABC transporter permease, translated to MVTTPRSRIALDSIDRQFGFLDTLGDAILFFLRALAWVPRALRRYYTEIIRLLAEVSFGSGALAVIGGTIGVMLGMTLFTGVVVGIQGYTALSQVGTAAFAGFISAYFNTREIAPLVAGLALSATVGCGFTAQLGAMRISEEIDALEVMGIPSIPYLVTTRIIAGFVAIIPLYAIGLLSSYIASRQVTVWFLGQSAGTYDHYFELFLPPEDVLWSFGKVLLFSVVVVLTHCYYGYRASGGPAGVGVAVGRAVRTAIVAVAVLDFFLSLAIWGATTTVRVAG